Below is a genomic region from Chloroflexaceae bacterium.
ATCTGGGAATTCGACGCTGAAGATGAAGAAAGCGCCTGCCTCGCACAGTGGATTAAGAACGAAGTGCAGGCAGGGAGCTTCGAGCCGCACGAGGTCGCCATTCTTGTGCGCCAGCGTGCGGATGACGTAGAGGAGCGGCTTGCTCCAATGTTTACGGTGCACGGGCTCAGGCTCCGAAACGTCGCCCGCAAGGTGGGCGATATTGCCATTCAGGACCTGCTCAGCGAGGATCTCACCCACATTATCCTGCGGCTGCTTCGCCTTGGCGCGTCTGATCGAAGTCCAGAGCACTGGACCGCCGCCCTGCAGGACATACAGGTTCTTGAGGCGATTGATCCTGACGACGAGGTGAAACAGCAACGCATTCAGGAGCGGTTGCAGAAATTTGCGTCCGGGATGCGGCGTCTGCTAAAGCGCCTCGATCCTGTCCCGGAGTCCGCAGTGGACGCTGCGTGCAAGGCACTCAATTTCATTGGAGCGAATCGTCTGCGGCAGGCGTTTCCCGCGTATCAGCGACAACCCGACTTTGATCGGGTGTGGAACGGATTCCTGCTTCTACTACAGGAATCGCTCCAGCAGGCGGGCACGTGGTCGGATGCTCTCGACAGATTTGAGGGTCGGGGCCAGGTCCCGCTAATGACGATCCACAAGAGCAAGGGCCTCGAATTCCACACGATCGTGTTCTACGGATTAGATAATAACACTTGGTGGAGTCTGACGCCTGATCGCAAGGAAGAGCTGAATTCCTTCTTTGTAGCCTTCACACGCGCGAAGCAGCGGGCCTTCTTCACGCTCTGCACCAAGCGCGGCAAGCCGATTGACTGGCTGGAAAACTTCCTCCTGCCTGCTGGCGTTCGACGGGTGCGTTTTGAACACAGGAGGAATTAATGAGGAAGTCTGGGGCATCGGCACTGTTAACTCCGGTCTCAACTAACATTATCAGTTCGGCTGCGTTGCTCTACCTGCATCAGAGCTGCAAAACTTCACCCGTTAGTTCGACACTCCATCACTACCCGCTGCTTTGGCAGGGCCCGTCAACCTCGCTAACGAGGCCCTGCGCGCGCACCTCGCGCGGCTGGAGTTGCGGGAGGGCATTGCCGGTCGCCTTTCGTCAAGCCCCGGCGGGGCTTCCACGGCCTCAGCGAGGGCTTATGATGGTTAAGAAATAAAGCCGGTACAGCCCGCGCAGGCGGGCTTCGCATCGGTAGCCCGCGGCTTTAGCCCGCAGCGCTCCACAGGACGCTGTATACGGGCAATCCAAAATCCGAAATGGCGCTACGCCGCCCGTTGCCGCAGTTCATAGGGCTGGATCAAGACCTCCGCCGGCGCCCCCAGGCCCTGGTGCAGCTTGCGGATCATCGCCAGCGTCAGGGCCCGCTGGCGATTGAGCACCTCCGAGACCCGCGCGCGGCTGCCGATGTATGGCTCCAGGTCACGCCGGGTAAGGCCGCGGCTTTCCATGATGTACTCGATCATTGCAATCGGATCGGGCGCCGTGATCGGCACGTGTTGCGCCTCGTAGGCTTCAACCAGCGTGGTGAGCACATCCAGGCGATCACTTTCCGGCGTGCCGAGAGGCGCGGAGAACAGGGTCTCGATTTCCGCAAGCGCCGCCTGATAATCCCCATCATTGCGAATCGGTCTAATCTCCATGATGACGCCTCCAGCTAAACACGCTCCGCGTCAATCTGATCGTATTCCTGGTGCGTGCCAACAAAACCGATGCAGACAATTCCAAAGTCGTAATTGACGGCCACCACAAGGCGATAGTTGTTCCCGCGGATATTAAAGACTACCCGGTTATTCGCCAGGATGCTCGCCGTGGCGTAAGTCTTGCGAATATCACCCGGGGTTTTCCAATCGGCGTGTTTTACATCGTAGTACCAGGCTTTCAGCGCCTGTTCCGCGTCCGCGTGGCGTTCCCAGAACTCTCGCAGGATCTTTTTGGCGATAATGCGCACGGCCTGGCTCGGGCAAGGCGGGACCCTGTCCAGTATAGCATGTTCCCACAACGGGATCAATTCGTGACTTCGACCGAACGCATACTGTTTTCATTTCACCCTCTGGCGCACGACGACAACGCTGCCCGTTGCTCCGCCGCTCCGCGGCACCGCTCACCCGACGGCTTCCGCACCGGGCCGGCGCTGTTTGCGGGAACGCTGGCGCTCACGCCGCACCCTGCCCGCTGCTTCCTCCGAGGATTGCACGCATGTTCGTGTGCTATAATGCGATGTGACAGGCTTGCTCGTTTCGAGGCCCCTGGCGCTGCGCGGTATGGACGATGAAGTTGCGCCGCTCTCCACCGCCGCTGATTCGAAGGTGGTGTTTGTATGAAGCAGACCGGGCAAGTCGTGGCGTTCCGGTTTCCTCAGACCGACCTGTCGGAGGGCAGCGCCGATGACCACCTCGCTTACGTCTAGATACCCGCCGGTGACCGATGAACTATTGCGCGAAATAGTGGAGCGCATCCGAGCGACCGGCAACCCGCTCAAAATTGTGCTGTTCGGCTCGCACGCTCGTGGCGACGCTCGCCCGGACAGCGACCTCGACATCCTGGTGATCGAGGAGTCGGACCTGCCGCGCTACAAGCGCGCGCCGCGCTACCTGCGCGCGCTTGTCGGTCTGTTTCCAGCAAAAGACGTTGTCGTCTGGACGCCGGCCGAGGTGCAGGCGTGGGCCA
It encodes:
- a CDS encoding nucleotidyltransferase domain-containing protein, which gives rise to MTTSLTSRYPPVTDELLREIVERIRATGNPLKIVLFGSHARGDARPDSDLDILVIEESDLPRYKRAPRYLRALVGLFPAKDVVVWTPAEVQAWATVPHAFVTTALREGKVLYERGD
- a CDS encoding type II toxin-antitoxin system HigB family toxin, which gives rise to MRIIAKKILREFWERHADAEQALKAWYYDVKHADWKTPGDIRKTYATASILANNRVVFNIRGNNYRLVVAVNYDFGIVCIGFVGTHQEYDQIDAERV